In the genome of Globicephala melas chromosome 3, mGloMel1.2, whole genome shotgun sequence, one region contains:
- the COLGALT1 gene encoding procollagen galactosyltransferase 1 isoform X1 codes for MAATPRAWRGHGRPLPVLLLLLLLALPPLEGPPGAAAYFPEERWSPESPLQAPRVLVALLARNAAHALPSTLGALERLRHPRDRTALWVATDHNSDNTSAVLREWLVAMKSLYHSVEWRPAEEPKSYPDEEGPKHWSDSRYEHIMKLRQAALKSARDMWADYILFVDADNLILNPDTLTLLIAENKTVVAPMLDSRAAYSNFWCGMTSQGYYKRTPAYIPIRKRDRRGCFAVPMVHSTFLIDLRKAASRNLAFYPPHPDYTWSFDDIIVFAFSCKQAEVQMYVCNKEVYGFLPVPLRAHSTLQDEAESFMHVQLEVMVKHPSAEPSRFISVPTKTPDKMGFDEVFMINLKRRQDRRERMLRALQEQEIECRLVEAVDGKAMNTSQVEALGIQMLPGYRDPYHGRPLTKGELGCFLSHYNIWKEVVDRRLQKSLVFEDDLRFEIFFKRRLMNLMQDVEREGLDWDLIYVGRKRMQVEHPEKAVPRVRNLVEADYSYWTLAYVISLQGARKLLAARPLSKMLPVDEFLPVMFDKHPVSEYKAHFSPRDLRAFSVEPLLVYPTHYTGDDGYVSDTETSVVWNNEHVKTDWDRAKSQKMREQQALSREAKNSDVLQSPLDSAARDEL; via the exons ATGGCGGCGACCCCACGCGCATGGCGGGGGCACGGGCGGCCCCTCccggtgctgctgctgctgctgctgttggcgCTGCCACCTTTGGAGGGCCCGCCGGGCGCCGCCGCCTACTTCCCAGAGGAGCGCTGGAGCCCCGAGTCGCCGCTGCAGGCGCCGCGCGTTCTCGTCGCGCTGCTGGCGCGCAACGCGGCCCACGCGCTGCCTTCCACGCTGGGCGCGCTCGAGCGGCTGCGGCACCCCCGGGACCGCACAGCTCTGTG GGTGGCCACGGACCACAACTCAGACAACACGTCAGCCGTGCTTCGGGAATGGCTGGTGGCCATGAAGAGTTTGTACCACTCTGTGGAGTGGCGGCCGGCAGAGGAGCCGAA GTCCTACCCAGACGAGGAGGGCCCCAAACACTGGTCTGACTCACGCTATGAGCACATCATGAAGTTACGCCAGGCAGCCCTGAAATCGGCCCGGGACATGTGGGCCGATTACATCCTG TTTGTGGATGCGGACAACCTGATTCTCAACCCTGACACGCTGACCCTGCTCATCGCTGAGAACAAGACGGTGGTGGCCCCCATGCTGGATTCCCGGGCTGCATACTCCAACTTCTGGTGTGGGATGACCTCCCAG GGCTACTACAAGCGCACGCCTGCCTACATCCCCATCCGCAAGCGGGACCGCCGGGGCTGCTTTGCAGTCCCCATGGTGCACTCGACCTTCCTGATTGACCTGAGGAAGGCGGCCTCCAGGAACTTGGCGTTCTACCCTCCCCACCCTGACTATACCTGGTCCTTCGATGACATCATTGTTTTTGCCTTCTCCTGCAAACAGGCAG AGGTCCAGATGTACGTCTGCAACAAGGAGGTGTATGGCTTTCTGCCGGTGCCACTGCGGGCACACAGCACCCTCCAGGATGAGGCCGAGAGCTTCATGCACGTGCAGCTGGAGGTCATGG TGAAGCACCCATCCGCGGAGCCCTCGCGGTTCATCTCGGTGCCCACCAAGACGCCAGACAAGATGGGCTTTGACGAG GTCTTCATGATCAACCTGAAGCGGCGGCAGGACCGACGGGAACGTATGCTGCGCGCGCTGCAGGAGCAGGAGATCGAGTGCCGGCTGGTGGAGGCTGTGGACGGCAA AGCCATGAACACTAGCCAGGTAGAGGCACTGGGCATCCAGATGCTGCCCGGCTACCGGGATCCTTACCACGGGCGGCCCCTCACCAAGGGCGAACTGGGCTGCTTCCTCAGCCACTATAACATCTGGAAAGAG GTTGTGGACCGCAGGCTGCAGAAATCACTCGTGTTCGAGGACGACCTGCGCTTCGAGATCTTCTTCAAGAGGCGCCTAATGAACCTTATGCAGGATGTGGAGCGGGAGGGTCTGGACTGGGACCTCAT CTACGTGGGCCGGAAGCGGATGCAGGTGGAGCACCCCGAAAAGGCTGTGCCCCGCGTGAGGAACCTGGTGGAGGCCGACTACTCGTACTGGACGCTGGCCTACGTGATCTCCCTGCAAGGCGCCCGCAAGCTGCTGGCTGCCCGGCCACTCTCCAAGATGCTGCCCGTGGACGAGTTCTTGCCGGTCATGTTCGACAAGCACCCAGT gtCTGAATACAAGGCCCACTTCTCCCCTCGGGACCTGCGCGCCTTCTCCGTGGAGCCCCTGCTCGTCTACCCCACACACTACACAGGGGACGACGGGTACGTGAGCGACACGGAGACCTCGGTCGTGTGGAACAACGAGCACGTCAAGACCGACTGGGACCGGGCCAAATCCCAGAAGATGCGTGAGCAGCAGGCCCTGAGCCGCGAGGCCAAGAACTCTGACGTGCTGCAGTCCCCCCTGGACAGCGCTGCCCGGGATGAGCTCTGA
- the COLGALT1 gene encoding procollagen galactosyltransferase 1 isoform X2, which yields MKSLYHSVEWRPAEEPKSYPDEEGPKHWSDSRYEHIMKLRQAALKSARDMWADYILFVDADNLILNPDTLTLLIAENKTVVAPMLDSRAAYSNFWCGMTSQGYYKRTPAYIPIRKRDRRGCFAVPMVHSTFLIDLRKAASRNLAFYPPHPDYTWSFDDIIVFAFSCKQAEVQMYVCNKEVYGFLPVPLRAHSTLQDEAESFMHVQLEVMVKHPSAEPSRFISVPTKTPDKMGFDEVFMINLKRRQDRRERMLRALQEQEIECRLVEAVDGKAMNTSQVEALGIQMLPGYRDPYHGRPLTKGELGCFLSHYNIWKEVVDRRLQKSLVFEDDLRFEIFFKRRLMNLMQDVEREGLDWDLIYVGRKRMQVEHPEKAVPRVRNLVEADYSYWTLAYVISLQGARKLLAARPLSKMLPVDEFLPVMFDKHPVSEYKAHFSPRDLRAFSVEPLLVYPTHYTGDDGYVSDTETSVVWNNEHVKTDWDRAKSQKMREQQALSREAKNSDVLQSPLDSAARDEL from the exons ATGAAGAGTTTGTACCACTCTGTGGAGTGGCGGCCGGCAGAGGAGCCGAA GTCCTACCCAGACGAGGAGGGCCCCAAACACTGGTCTGACTCACGCTATGAGCACATCATGAAGTTACGCCAGGCAGCCCTGAAATCGGCCCGGGACATGTGGGCCGATTACATCCTG TTTGTGGATGCGGACAACCTGATTCTCAACCCTGACACGCTGACCCTGCTCATCGCTGAGAACAAGACGGTGGTGGCCCCCATGCTGGATTCCCGGGCTGCATACTCCAACTTCTGGTGTGGGATGACCTCCCAG GGCTACTACAAGCGCACGCCTGCCTACATCCCCATCCGCAAGCGGGACCGCCGGGGCTGCTTTGCAGTCCCCATGGTGCACTCGACCTTCCTGATTGACCTGAGGAAGGCGGCCTCCAGGAACTTGGCGTTCTACCCTCCCCACCCTGACTATACCTGGTCCTTCGATGACATCATTGTTTTTGCCTTCTCCTGCAAACAGGCAG AGGTCCAGATGTACGTCTGCAACAAGGAGGTGTATGGCTTTCTGCCGGTGCCACTGCGGGCACACAGCACCCTCCAGGATGAGGCCGAGAGCTTCATGCACGTGCAGCTGGAGGTCATGG TGAAGCACCCATCCGCGGAGCCCTCGCGGTTCATCTCGGTGCCCACCAAGACGCCAGACAAGATGGGCTTTGACGAG GTCTTCATGATCAACCTGAAGCGGCGGCAGGACCGACGGGAACGTATGCTGCGCGCGCTGCAGGAGCAGGAGATCGAGTGCCGGCTGGTGGAGGCTGTGGACGGCAA AGCCATGAACACTAGCCAGGTAGAGGCACTGGGCATCCAGATGCTGCCCGGCTACCGGGATCCTTACCACGGGCGGCCCCTCACCAAGGGCGAACTGGGCTGCTTCCTCAGCCACTATAACATCTGGAAAGAG GTTGTGGACCGCAGGCTGCAGAAATCACTCGTGTTCGAGGACGACCTGCGCTTCGAGATCTTCTTCAAGAGGCGCCTAATGAACCTTATGCAGGATGTGGAGCGGGAGGGTCTGGACTGGGACCTCAT CTACGTGGGCCGGAAGCGGATGCAGGTGGAGCACCCCGAAAAGGCTGTGCCCCGCGTGAGGAACCTGGTGGAGGCCGACTACTCGTACTGGACGCTGGCCTACGTGATCTCCCTGCAAGGCGCCCGCAAGCTGCTGGCTGCCCGGCCACTCTCCAAGATGCTGCCCGTGGACGAGTTCTTGCCGGTCATGTTCGACAAGCACCCAGT gtCTGAATACAAGGCCCACTTCTCCCCTCGGGACCTGCGCGCCTTCTCCGTGGAGCCCCTGCTCGTCTACCCCACACACTACACAGGGGACGACGGGTACGTGAGCGACACGGAGACCTCGGTCGTGTGGAACAACGAGCACGTCAAGACCGACTGGGACCGGGCCAAATCCCAGAAGATGCGTGAGCAGCAGGCCCTGAGCCGCGAGGCCAAGAACTCTGACGTGCTGCAGTCCCCCCTGGACAGCGCTGCCCGGGATGAGCTCTGA